Within Paramormyrops kingsleyae isolate MSU_618 unplaced genomic scaffold, PKINGS_0.4 ups138, whole genome shotgun sequence, the genomic segment GGAACTCAACGCAGCTGGTTCCCAGTTGGCTATGGGAatcgaaccagcaactttcgcattataaggcgacagcataaaccactgtaccaccatgccaAGCACTTGCAACATTTACGTAACTTGTGCATTTAATCTGTCTGTAAtgcattgccaagccaactctctggctgtgtttatgggcACAGTACTGCCTTTTTtaacgattacatctttgtgtttttcatacagctccatcagcagcgtttgttctgcggcggaaagaaacaccgatctcattttaaacactttccgactcatttggtcgatctatcgttcatccattaatttgggcttcttaaatatcacgggtgtgcgcactaagtgagactatgcaagtctgccTTGAATAAGCCTCgattagttaaagctgaactgcgttcgtggaacgacatgaggctaagtttagagatggagctaATTTGAGTCTCACTTTTTCGCGTAAGTCTGGCTttatttagctactttcatggaataccccccaggttgAAGCAGAAATACCCAGTTTACCAAAAGCACGACCATATCACAGGCAGAAACACGCAGCTTTATTTATCATCATAGCAGAAGATACTTTATTTTCACAAAATCTCACCCCATTAATCGATTCAACCTCACACCTCCACGGCAGAAGAACCGCCAGTTTGGTTCCATTTCACTTTCCCCATTTTAAATATTCAGCCCTCTTCTGTTCGACGTTGTCAGGCTTATTCTGTCTGCGCCTGGTTAAAACGTTTGTAAACCAAGGGGAGGGCAGGAAGCTGCTTGGGCGGAGGAAGCTGTAACGTCACAGAAGCCACGAGCCAATGGGGACAAAGGGGGCGGGAAGTCACGTCCAATCAGAGGGCGACATCAGTGTGGACCAAGTGCTTCTAATTTGTGGAGAACACTGAAGCTCCCCTCGAAAACAATGCATGGGTCACTCACTTTGggatatatgtgtgtctgtgtgcagacccaacccccccccccccaatctgccCATTCGTGTCAATACAGAAGCGTTTGCATGGGTGTCCCATGGCGTGTGAATGAcccatccccccctcccctcccctcccccacaccctaTGCGCCTGTCACTCAACCACTCTCCTGTAGAAGTACAAGTAGCCGAGGTCCTTAGGGGGCTTCTCAGAGGCACACACTTTCTGATCATTAAAAATGACCCACCTGCGGGatgggagagacaggcaggaagTCATTATACCACACATCACCCTGTAAACAAATATAAGCAGATAACCGCAATGCCTGCACAGTAGGAAAGCCTGACTGAAACACTGGCACCAGCTCTGTCAGCGCATGAGCCGTGTGACTGAATCATGTCAGTTGGTCAATTCATAAGCATTTCAAACTGCAACGATAGCAGTTCAACCAGGAAGCTATCCACAAGAGAAACAGGACTTACTGCTGGTCTTTCTTGATGTGGCAGACGTAGTGCCCACACATTGTGCTTGTGCCCATGTGACTGATGAAGGCGAACAGCTCatactctgggggggggggggggggagagctcATTAAGCACAGGCATGTCCCCCCACAGCCCAGCACTGAGGAGCGCCTCACTCACTTCCAGGCCCATCCCGCACACGGGGTCCCGGTGGGGGCTCCCTGTTGCCTTCGCTCTCGCCAGCTGAACGCCCCCCCTCGGACACCTCCATGGACTCCAGGTCGTCCAGGTGGGAGAAGATCCAGTCGACAGCCCTCTCCAGAACGTTGCTCTGAGGGATGTGTCACAGAAATGCGGCAGAAGCGTGGAAAGGGAGCAGGGATATTTTCAGAAAGTCAGAAACACTACCGCAAGAAACACAACCAATTTCAGACAAAATGCTAGCAGCAATATTAAATTATACTTTTTCGGTAACTTATTATTAAGCATTGTGTGTTTAATAACAACCAAACCAATGTCAGCTTATTTGTCATTTGGGCCATTGCTAAAGGATCCTTTACTCCCTGAGATGCAtaagcgcccccatgtggcagaacagtataaaatatttttgaaagtTTCAACACAGTACAATGGTGCAGTGACCTCTTTTGCCCATAGACATTAGGGCCTGAAAGAATGAATTACAGTTACACACTGCAACTGACCGTGGCTCGCAGCGCACGAGTGGCCTGATCTCGGCTGAAACCCATGGAAACGATGGTTGCTAGGTGCTCCTCAGATACTGCTTCTGTGGGTGTGGTCCCAGGGGTTGAGCTACAGCTTGGTAGTACCAGGGGTGCAGAGAAGTCTACAGGCAGTTAGGAACCGAAGGTAAGGCAGAGGGTCTGTGTCAATTTAAACAACAGCACAATAGCTGCATTATATTAATACAGTCTCCACAGGTACCCAACAAACCTGCATCATCCATGTGGCCCATGACCCAGTTCATTGCAGCATCGATCCCGGTATTCCCAGTGTAGTAAACGGCCTTCCTGCATGCCTCTAGCGGGAAGCCCATCTCACAAAGCTGCGAGACTGTGGAGTCATCCAGGACTGGGGCTGTAATTGCACAGCAATGCATGAAGAACGAATCGGACTACGCCAGGACGACTGCGAAGAACTGACAGCAAGACTAAACACCACAAACCCAGAGACTGATGGTCTGGATGCTACACTAAGAGTCGCTGAACCTCAGTTCTGCAGGGGTGCAGAATTCAAATTAGATCGTTAGCGCCACCTGGAGGTCAGAATATTATAACAGCTCGTTACCTCTCACTTTCAATGCACTACTTTGTATGAATTTTAACATACAAGTAGGAACACAGCAGAAATTTACAGACCCACTTGAGAAGACTCAGTAAGCCTTTAACTCCTAAAACATGACAGAACCGTGACACAGAGGGAACCCATACAGCCTCTGCATACAAAACATCCCAAGCACTGGAAAACCACTGGACGACGGCAAGCAAGGAAAACGGCGATGGGAGGAGAAACAAAAAGGGGGACGGCGGAGCCAACATAGAGGATGGGGTCAGAGAGGGGCAGGGccagggagagaggggggaaaagacagacagactgacacagCAGTGGGGAGTAGAGTGAGTCGTCTTCCTCGTTGCCGTGGGAACCCAGGATACCTTTGACCTCCACGTCAGGGGTCACAAGAGGGGGCGGAGCCACCTCTGGGAGCAGCTCCTCGCCTGGCTGCTGGCCGGTCCCACGGAGGGCACTCAGGTCCAGCGTGTCAGGCATGTCGATGCTCACGTCTGAAAGGACAGGGAGGTACAGATAGCTGCCTACTGCTGCCACAACCCAAGGACCCAAATTCAACTGCATGCCCTAAAACCAGCAACACTTTAACCCCCAGAAAAGCACATATCCCCACTGGCATCTGTGATCTTTGATACAGGCATGATATTCAATACAGTTCtaaatgatatttaaataaacTCCCATTACAAAAAGTCACTAGAAACGACAAATCTCGATAAGCTTTAAGCAGGCTTTTAACACCTTGTAATGGTTTTTGCTTGTTGATCTCAAATAAccataaaaattatataaattcaGAAGACATGTAGCTTTCATGGTAACTAGTATAACTATccaacaaagacaaaaaaacaagtACAGCTAAATGAATGGGTAATTCTGGTGTCAAAGTTGGCAAATGCCCCCAGAAGACACAACGTACAAGCACACGATCCTTATTACAGATGGCAAGAAGTGTTTGATATTATATCTGCATGACACACATGCTAACCCGGACATGCGGAGGCTGGGGGAGACCGGAATGTGCCGCGGCCCAACTTACCCAGTTTCTTAGGAACCCAATCCAGGCCGAAAGTAAACTTCTTGATCTGAATCACCAGATGGTCAGGAAAGGAGGCAAAGCGGGTGGTCCTACAGGGAGGGGGGTATACACTGGTCACTCCTCTGACAGCCGGTATCACCCCAGCCCCAGTTTCTGGTTGCATGTGACCGGGGAGCACCGCGTGTCAGCGAGCCGTACTTGCTGGCGGTGGTCTTGGCCTGAACCGCAGAGCTCCAAAAGTCAGTCAGGGTCTCAGGTTCACTCAGGGCCGCCAGACAGGCAGAGAAGGGGATGCAGGCTCGGGGCATGGGGGGTGGAGGAGCGCCAGCTGCCTCAGCCTCCTCACGCCGGTGCTCCGCCTCTTGCAGTTCCTCTGCTCAACAGATAGCGGGTGCAGTGATGCACAGGATCGTGACCAAAACTTAACTACAACAGATTACAATTAGCCTAGGCATTGGAGATGAGCTCCGGGGCTCCTTTCCCAGCTCTTCAGCATCCTCACCCGTGTTGGTGGCCTGGTCCATGGGCACCGGCACCTGCACAATGTAATCCACCCTCTGTGTGTACTTGGCCTTGAGCGACTGCTGGCACACGATGCGCTCCTCTACCAGGAAGCGGAAGGCCTCCGACGGGTTCTGCCCCGAGCGGCAGTTCCTCTGAGAGGGGAGTGACAATTAGGGCTGGAAACCGCTGGAATCTGAGCCTATGGGCCCCAAGCGGACGGCAGCTACCTCCACCATGTTAATGAAGTGCAGTAAGTACTCCTGGGCATCTTGCTGCCGATTGGTAGAGAACTCAGGGTGTCCGCGCCCAATCAGAGCTTTGAACATGCGTGGCGCTATGCCAACTTGGTCTCCCTGGAAGCAACAGGATCAtctaattaatcaattaattaaacGTCTGATTGAATGAttagaaaaaacacacaactgGTTCATTAATTTAGCAAAAGAATTCCAGGATCATACTCTGGGTTCAGGGGTCAAGCTGGGGTCATCTCCAGGGTCAGGTGCAGGCTTGGAGTATTCTCCTGACAACAAGCCATAGCCCAGTTTGGCACTGCAGACACGAGGGTATATTTGGATATGTGAGAGGTGCAAGAACAGGACCCCTGCAGAGACGTGCAACCAGCTGCACGCAACGAGAACCCCAATAATATATCTGACAGATCCTGCTGAAGACAGCCTCCGATTCAATACAATGAAAGCATTTTCATGCACAATGACAAGACAGAACTCAACCCAGCATGCAGGGAACGGAGGGACCCGAGCCAGAGATGTTCACGAGTCACAAAATTAGAGTctgagtcaagtctcaagtctccATCGTGGTTTCAATTTGACATAACTATTTAtcaaaaatgtaacattatttttttttctattagtaACTGATGTGGCTAAATGGGAATCACCACTTGAACAGTTCAAAAACTGCTAATGTAGATTTTGAACAGTTACAAACATAGCCGAAAGAGGGTCCAAACTTGGCAACAACAATCAACTatgtacgtacacacacacacacccccccacaccacaggtttgtaattatatctttgtggggactctccattcatttctatggggaagactaatcccaacatgacgactttaacctctacccagccctaaccttaaccatatgtaaccaaaaacaatacagtggttcctcagaacttgaattgaatccgttcagaactccggatcgaatcctaaaaagttcgagttgtgatcgaattttccccataagaaataatggaaaaccaattaattggttcccggccccaaaaaattacacctaaatgattttttttagcatttaaacacaaaatgaaccggataaaacaaaaagagcatactgtactaaacacatctaagccccgatcgtctgctccttccatgtgccacgccccctcattaactcCGTGTGGAATTCCCATGTGATcggctgtttctggttgttgtcatttaaatacacagtcctctgtatttagtccacgtttcagtttgtttccctagtccagtcattgtattgtccgtctgcgttttgcctgccttacctgtaattaaaccccggattccccgataccctgatgtctgcgcctttgtctccgttccatcccgctcggcacgacaatattattataattaaatgtatttatggtttgttattaatattaaaataagaaatctttatttttaaatgtatttttttctataataaTGATTACTGTTAGTCTATCATTttctacatttatttttactgtctaaatatatgtattcagctagtataAACATGcgcgatgctatcacagcgaatgcgaggctgagactgaagcgttaccctttgtttctgctgagacacgtgctgcgtgactcatttccccgcacgaacaagttcttaggtcggcattcacgatTTGactcgaactggttggttcaacttttaagaaattcgagttctaatgagttcgagaactgaggtaccactgtacaagacttatggtatttttagtttttgttaaattgaatttccccgTATGGGGACTGAAATAAGTGGTTTTTATAACATTGTGGGggccaaatgtccccaaaatgtaaAGCATACTTGGaccatacacacgcacacacacgacTGAAACCTTTCCCGATATGATTAACAAAAAGCTTCCTGTGTATGAGGCAGCCAGACCAAACCATGCCAGACTCCGCCCTCAACTACATTAAAATGATGTGATTGGTTAATGAATGAGTATGACCAAGACCCCATTTGTCGTGCCGCCGAAATAAATGCATGTTAAAGTAAATCGCGAATTTCATTTTTACACATGAATACAATGAATAAAATTGATTTGTCTCTCAGATCGTGTGTTTGcacaagtaaataaatgatCATGACCACAAACTCCATGTTAAAATTAATGTGTAGGTTATATATAATTTACGGTAAAGGTTAAGCAATGCCTATTTCTAAGAGGTGCCTTATAATGTAAAATAACACTCGGAATAACAATCAGAATAACCCACACTTTGTCAGATCGGGTCCACAATTTGAACTAGCGGCAAAATAGAAAAAGCATGTTAGAGATTGTTGACACCGCCTGACGTCACGCTTCTCCACTCCAGTTCCTGTGAGAAGCACATGGATTCGACCGGAGACACTCACACTTGTGTTTTGAAGTCCTGGGTGGGGTCAGCTGGCGCATCGTCAAAGATCTTCTCAATGTTGGAGACGTACCTGAGACCCAGAGACAGATCAGGATCATCTCTCCAGCTCTCCAGGAAGTGCAGAGGCGGCCTCcgaccacaagggggcagtgcGAGGAGGCCGGGACTGACGGGGTACTGACTTGCGCTGGAAATCCGGGACAGTGAAGAGCACTTGCATGACGGAGTTGAGGTAGCAGCTGTTTCCCAAGTTCTTCATGCCTGTGAGGCCGGGACCTGACAGAGGCCGAAGTGTGGCCCCTGACTCCTGAATCACCTCCCACTCTCCCACACGCTGGTTCACCGCGATCTCCAGCTCCGTCATTGTGCGCTCCGTCTGCACAAGTGAGGAGAGACTGTCACTTCCCCCAAGACCCAAGGAACATAGGGTCAgggtgtggtcatgtgaccctggCGACCACGTGACCATTTCTTTACAGCAAATCACAGCGTAACCACAATGCGCGGTCGATCTGTTGGGCACGACCCCCACACCTTTTCCATGGTCATCATGTCGATCCCAAAGTGGGCGAGGTGCTCCGGAAGCTTGGCGTCCAGCACCATGTCATCCTCGTCATAGGAGTACACATCTGTGGAGGAATGGATACCACGGCTGACGGCTATTACCCGTAACAAACAGCAGCCCCTAATCTCAGGAGGAATCCGTTAGTGCCCCAGGAGTGCTGTAAGCCAGCCAAAGCCCGCCAAACATTGGTTTGCTGCCAGAACTCAAATATTCCCAACATATGAACCTGACAGGTGACTCATCTGATCCAGCATGTGTTTACACAGTGGGAGAAAAGTCATGTGacaaggggggcgggggggacgcGCAAAAGTAATAGTGTCAGCATTACATCTTGGATATACACAACACAAATATTAACACTAAAAAGTTATTATCAGATTTACTGCCACATTATCTACAGAACAGGATGACTACATTACAGCTTGTTTTTCTGCCCAACAGCCTGGTCGAATATGTACAATGCCTAACTAAAAACCAACAGAAAGACACCATTATTCGCATGATTATTCGCTGTCTTCATCTCGGAGACAGATCACTCAGGTCCATCCACTGAGGCATAATGCACAGCGAAAAGCTGGCATGAATGCTGAATTACGCTCAGATAAAAATGGTCACCTGGCAGCTATTTTAAAGGACATTTGTaataacaggaataaatatgcaGCTGGCTTGTTTTCAGCTCAGTGCCGTGATGAATGCACGTTTCAGCCGCTTATTATGGTATGAGAATCGGCACCATGGAAACGTTGTGACATCAGTGCTTCATGTGACTCTCTCCCATGCCAACACTACGGTGCCAATCCTGGCTAACAGCCCCCATTGCCCTCACCCGCCCCATCCGGGGTGATGGTGCCCAGCTTCACCGCCAGCGGGTAGCCCGTCTGCTGGTAGTGTAGCAGGGCATGGTTGTTGCCCCCGGAACCATCGAAGTACCGCCGGCCGCACAGCACCTTCCCGTCCGTCAGGTTCATCCACAGGTTCTCCTGGAGATCGCACACCTCACACTTCCACCCACTGAGGGGGAGATGGAGGACATGTGACAGGAGGCAGCCAATCAGACGCGGCAGAGCGGAGAAGGTCTGCCCTACTGTCAACTACATGTCAGGGAATGGATGtcgagccaaaaaaaaaaacaaaacataaataacCCTGACAAGGAAACAGGAGGGAAAAGGAGGCtccatgtgaaatcatcaaatTACATTTAGGATTAGGGTGCCATGCTAGCAGTTCCCTAGGTTTGGACTGAATCTGATTTCGATTCTAGGCTGTCCCCACGATGCATACTCTGTTCATCACATGGCATTACAAACCCCACATGTGCTTTTTATGTCCTTGAATAAAGCTGGTAGATAAAAAGCAAAGAAGTTCTACTTCTAGCCTATGATAGGAGGCTGcaggcacagggctggggtgcaCCCAGAATgcgatgccaggccatcacagggcgcgtacacacacactcacacgcgcgtaaacacacacacacccgcacacacacaacacacacacacacaccgtacacacacacacacacacacgcgtacacacacacacacacacacgcgtacacacacacacacgcgtaccacacacacacggtacacacacacacactcttaaGGGGTGGCTGATGCACGTAagcacatgtttttggactgcgtAACAAATCTGTGGGAGTTCCCGGAGGAGATCCACATTAAAGCGAAGTAACATGCAAATCCCAAATAAACAGCTGGACTGGGAACCAAACCCGCAGCCCTGGAGGCGGGAGACCACAATGCTATCCAGTGAGCCACAGCGTAAAAGCAGCATAATTACGTCTAAAGTGTAGGTAATACCCCCTGTATTTTCTCCATAAGCAGTATCAGCTATATGCTATTACCATTCAcactaattaaaataaagagaATAGTAGCTACTGATTGCTTTGCATATTTGTTCCAAATTCCCACACACTATCTCTTAACTTGCCTTTAAAGGGGCTGCACAGGCCAACATCCAAACTGCTAAACTGCACATGCAGAGCTGGAGTGTAAATCTAAGCCACGACCCTGGATGTGTGAGGCGACAGCACTGCTCACTAAAGCAGCATGTCACCTGCCTGGGTAAGTACTACAGTGCCCATAATGCCCTGGGCACGGTGACGTCACACGTCCCCATCTGCACTTCACAAAGTGATCACAGTTCACCATGGTACATTAAAATCAAGCAAAACTATAGCACATAAATAGATTAATAATTCAGGACTGCACAGGTAAGGCGGACATTAACATTTATGCTGTTACCTATGGAGAGGCAGGGGACCCACGATGGACAGAGGCTCCCTGGGAGGGATTTTGATCCCGTTGTCTAGCTGCTTCAGGTCTGCAGCGTGTTTGGACTCCTGACGGACCTCGCCATCCCACTGCTGCACCTGCAGAGTGTGGGACACTGAGTCGGCAGCCATCAAACCAGCCAAGACAGGGACACCTGGGGAGGGGAGAGACAGGCATTAAGCACCATCGGTGGATCGATCCGGAGCTGCAGGGAACAGCCGTCGACAACCCCCCCTAGAGGGGACCTGACGGAGCCTCACCCGCTCTCTCACTACATCAGGCATGGTCGCCAGGTCTCTGATGTCCTTTCCAGCCGGTCCGGGAGGATGACAACCTTCACCTCCCTCCTCATAATGCTCTTGCTCCACGTCGAAACCGCCCTCAAttcctgagagagagagagaaagacagagaggagTTAAGAAGGTACTGTCCCACAGGGTAACTGACAAGCCTTCAAGCCTTTCATACACTTCAAGCAGTGTATTAAAGCCTTCTAGGTAAACAGCACAGAGTACAAACAATTCACTTCCAGTCCTACCTATAGCCAGTCGAGGGGCTTCCTTCTTAGGCGCCATTGTCATCCTTCCTTTGAGTACACATCATTGCTACTTCTTCTTAGGGGGGTCCCCGGACCCAGAGCCATTGTCATCCTCCTTCTGAGTAACACAATCATTGCAACTTCAATAAATCAAAATCAATGCCCATTCGCAAACAATACAATTACCAGGAACGTGGAATATATTGATCGACAAACTCAAACACTGGGAAATCGTATTTCTTATTTGAAGTCACATGCAATTTCTGTACCTAAAGCAACCACACGCAGGTCTTAAGATGCCGCTCCGCATGACTTACCTGTGTCTTTCGGGTACGGCTGATGTGCAGGTAGGCTCTCTGGCCGGTCTTTTTGTAGTGTCTATCCACGTACTGGGATCCAAATCCCAGGAAGGTGTTCATGCACACGTAGAGCCCCCCCTCGCTTTCCTAAGACgggcaaaaataaaatgaagtgATCACGGTGTGGGCCAATCTGCAGGTGCACCGACAGACAACAAAGATGGCAAAacaagataataataataacaacaaaccATCCATAAAAGGCCAAAGAGAAGATCCCGAATTAGTGCCGGAGACTTTAGTCACAAAGAAAGTGATCGGTAAGTTGGCGATCGGTACAAATGAACCGAAAGGGAAATTAAGAAGTAGAGACGGAGAAAAGAATGAAAGAGGCGCAAAGGGAGAGAATGACAGAATGTATGGACGGACGGAACCAGACGAGGAAGCACAGAGAAACTACGGAGACAGATCGGCAGGTGGGATGAGCTCACCGGAGTAGCGAAAGACAAGGCGCACTCGTCTTTGTGGACGCGATCCCCGGGCCTGGGAACCCGAATCGTGGACAGGACCGACATCAAAACCTCGCTCGCCTCCGCCATCTCTCACTGCCTCTATTTCTGCCTTCTGGTCGTACACTGGTGTCTCGCTTTCGCACTGTGCGCCTCCTTGGTTTTTACCTAAAGCCGGCTCTGTAATTCGTCCTCCGTTAGATCTTCCCTACAGCCCGTCTTTCTCACTGAGAATCTCCCTCACTGTTTCTCAGCCTGGTCCAGCGAGTTTCAGTCGGTGCAAGGCCGGACGTGCTTAAGACtcaccacacacacattggATGGTAGCCACTGGTCGTATTACAGAGAATATAAACGCCATTCGACGCACACATTGGACGAGAATTGTTAGTGTACTACAAGTATAGAATCCAcactaataaaaataaactttaacttaACCCTAGAAAAATTATACGAAGGTAtgttacaggtttttatatgCTCTGTTTTTGTAGACCAATACAATTATGTACGACTGTAACTTGTATAGTTATAAATGATAACACATCATATAGTTtcaaaaaacaattacactaCTTTAACTTTAACAGACATATCACATAAGTTGAAGAATGAGAATGGCAGCagtcatatttaaatatatatatttaataaaaattttaacTTATATGTAATGGCGCATTTACCATAGCATCTACGGTAAGGTCATAGAACTCCATGATGAGAAGGCGGAATTTGGATTTGTCTTTCGGTAAAACTCAATATCGCGACCTTGTGAAGTGGAGTACTAATTACAGCTGCAGCAATAATCCCCGTTACTTGAGTAACTAAACTATGTTACCTTTGGATTTGTCTAACAATTACCTTTATAAGTATACAAGTTTTATGTTGACATTTTGCAAAAATCATATCTTGATGTATTCCTTCTGGAAGTCACCATTTCAGGACTGGTACCATTTCACATCACTTTTGCTAAGAAGCGACACCACACTCCTACTTACCTCATGGAATGGGTTAGCCCTGCTGAATATCTTT encodes:
- the LOC140587043 gene encoding ubiquitin carboxyl-terminal hydrolase 5-like, with the protein product MAEASEVLMSVLSTIRVPRPGDRVHKDECALSFATPESEGGLYVCMNTFLGFGSQYVDRHYKKTGQRAYLHISRTRKTQKEDDNGSGSGDPPKKNERAGVPVLAGLMAADSVSHTLQVQQWDGEVRQESKHAADLKQLDNGIKIPPREPLGWKCEVCDLQENLWMNLTDGKVLCGRRYFDGSGGNNHALLHYQQTGYPLAVKLGTITPDGADVYSYDEDDMVLDAKLPEHLAHFGIDMMTMEKTERTMTELEIAVNQRVGEWEVIQESGATLRPLSGPGLTGMKNLGNSCYLNSVMQVLFTVPDFQRKYVSNIEKIFDDAPADPTQDFKTQVAKLGYGLLSGEYSKPAPDPGDDPSLTPEPRGDQVGIAPRMFKALIGRGHPEFSTNRQQDAQEYLLHFINMVERNCRSGQNPSEAFRFLVEERIVCQQSLKAKYTQRVDYIVQVPVPMDQATNTEELQEAEHRREEAEAAGAPPPPMPRACIPFSACLAALSEPETLTDFWSSAVQAKTTASKTTRFASFPDHLVIQIKKFTFGLDWVPKKLDVSIDMPDTLDLSALRGTGQQPGEELLPEVAPPPLVTPDVEVKGILGSHGNEEDDSLYSPLLSPVLDDSTVSQLCEMGFPLEACRKAVYYTGNTGIDAAMNWVMGHMDDADFSAPLVLPSCSSTPGTTPTEAVSEEHLATIVSMGFSRDQATRALRATSNVLERAVDWIFSHLDDLESMEVSEGGRSAGESEGNREPPPGPRVRDGPGKYELFAFISHMGTSTMCGHYVCHIKKDQQWVIFNDQKVCASEKPPKDLGYLYFYRRVVE